TCAGGTACAGTACCGAGGCGTCGCGATCGATGATGGCGTCACGGACGTCCCGCCGCAGTTCGGTGCGGATCAGGAAGGTCGTCGCCGCGAAGATCGCGATCACGAGCACGCCCGTGATGAACGTGGCGACGGCGGGGCGCGAGGGCAGGTGTTTCATGCCGGGGTGGAGGCGCGCTTCTCGGCGCTGAGCCGATAGCGCAGGAACTCGCGGGTGACGCCGAGGCGGCGCGCCGCGGCCGAGACGTTGCCGTCGGTCACGCGCAGCGCTTCCTGCACCAGATCGTCGATCACGGTGTCGACCGAGAAGCCCTCTTCCGGCAACGCCCAGGCCGGATTGCGCCACGCGGGTGCGCCGGCGGGGGACGGGGTTCCGAGATGGGCCAGGTCAAGCGCGTCGCCAGAACCGAAAATCAGCGCGCGCTCCAGCTCGTGTGCGAGTTCGCGGACGTTGCCGCGCCACGGTTGGGCGAGCAGCCGCGCCTCGCCGTCGGGGGTGAGGTGCAGCCCGGGAAGCCGGTGGCGGGCGGCGAGCCGCACCAGCAGGTGGCGGGCGAGCGGCAGGACGTCGCTCCCGCGTTCACGCAGCGGCGGGAGCGTCAGGTGCAGGAGATTGAGGCGGTGGTAGAGATCGGCGCGGAAGTGGCCTTCGTCGACCAGCTGCGCCAGCGGGCGGTTCGACGCGGCGATCAGCCTCACGTCCACATGCACCTCATGGGTGCTGCCGACGCGGCGCAGCGTGCCATCCTCCACGGCGGTGAGCACCTTCGCTTGGGCCGCGGCGGAGAGGGAGCCGATCTCATCGAGGAAGAGCGTCCCGCCGTCGGCCGCTTCGAACAGCCCGGTCCGGGCCTGGCGGGCATCGGTGAACGCGCCGCGCTCGTGGCCGAACAGCTCCGACTCGGCCAGGGCATCGGGCAGCGTGGCGCAGTTGACGCTGAGGAAGGTGCGGCGCGAGCGCGGGCCCTGCCGGTGGAGCCAGCGGGCGAGGGCGGTCTTGCCCGTGCCGGTCTCGCCTTCGATCAGCACCGGCGGGAGCGAGCGCTCGAGCCGCCGTTCGGCGGTGAGGATCGATTCGAGCTTGGCGCGCACGCCGGCGAGGGCGGGCGTGAAGTGGAAGAGGTCGGCCTCCTGCGTGAGCTCCTCGGTCCGGTACTCGTCGCGCCGCGTCGCGATCCGGTTCTCCCGGCAGCGCCGGAAGGCGAGGGGGAGCTCCTCGAGCTCGAACGGTTTCGCGAGGTAGTCGCCGGCGCCGAGCCGCATGGCATCGACCGCGCGTTTCACCCCGCCAAACGCCGTCATCACGACCACCCCGGTGTTCTCGGAGAACGCGCCCTCGCGCAGGAGTTCGAGCGCCTCGCCGTCGGGCAGGTGCAGGTCGACCAGCGCAAAATC
This genomic window from Opitutus sp. ER46 contains:
- a CDS encoding sigma-54 dependent transcriptional regulator, encoding MADQSVLPAGSEILVLEDDPGLRKRCVAYLTAQRADVTEVGNLEQARRILREAHFDFALVDLHLPDGEALELLREGAFSENTGVVVMTAFGGVKRAVDAMRLGAGDYLAKPFELEELPLAFRRCRENRIATRRDEYRTEELTQEADLFHFTPALAGVRAKLESILTAERRLERSLPPVLIEGETGTGKTALARWLHRQGPRSRRTFLSVNCATLPDALAESELFGHERGAFTDARQARTGLFEAADGGTLFLDEIGSLSAAAQAKVLTAVEDGTLRRVGSTHEVHVDVRLIAASNRPLAQLVDEGHFRADLYHRLNLLHLTLPPLRERGSDVLPLARHLLVRLAARHRLPGLHLTPDGEARLLAQPWRGNVRELAHELERALIFGSGDALDLAHLGTPSPAGAPAWRNPAWALPEEGFSVDTVIDDLVQEALRVTDGNVSAAARRLGVTREFLRYRLSAEKRASTPA